One Alcaligenes ammonioxydans DNA segment encodes these proteins:
- a CDS encoding lysophospholipid acyltransferase family protein: MISLFRFSWRAVALIVWIVVGLFSVGLLFPVLRSGGRRLMVLRMSRLLMTICGVRVILHGQAVQDRSVLYVSNHISWLDIFVLNSVRCTSFIAKSDIRRWPVIGWLVAGAGTVFIERGQRRAIQIVSQQMAVCFERGDAVGLFPEGTTSTGWEVRPFHASLFETAISLNVDIQPVALVFEHQGRRSERFAFVGEQSLVGNIWVLLSARHVSVHCHFLDVMPALSCTQWGRSQTAHQARERIRAVVCHESAADAGPAR, translated from the coding sequence TTGATTAGTTTATTTCGTTTTAGTTGGCGTGCTGTCGCTCTGATCGTGTGGATTGTGGTCGGCCTGTTCAGTGTTGGCCTGCTTTTTCCCGTCTTGCGCTCCGGCGGACGCCGTCTGATGGTGCTACGCATGTCCCGCCTGTTGATGACTATTTGCGGTGTGCGCGTCATCCTGCATGGTCAGGCGGTTCAGGATCGCTCCGTGCTTTATGTGTCCAACCATATTTCATGGTTGGACATTTTTGTGCTCAACAGCGTGCGCTGCACTTCCTTCATTGCAAAAAGTGATATCCGTCGCTGGCCCGTGATCGGTTGGCTGGTTGCTGGCGCGGGAACGGTGTTCATTGAACGTGGCCAACGTCGGGCCATTCAGATTGTTAGCCAGCAAATGGCGGTTTGTTTCGAACGGGGCGACGCGGTAGGTCTGTTTCCCGAAGGCACCACCTCCACGGGGTGGGAGGTGCGACCGTTTCATGCCAGCTTGTTTGAGACAGCGATCAGCCTGAATGTGGATATTCAGCCTGTGGCGCTGGTGTTTGAGCATCAGGGACGGCGCAGTGAGCGTTTTGCCTTTGTGGGCGAGCAGTCCCTGGTAGGCAACATCTGGGTCCTGCTCAGTGCTCGCCATGTGTCTGTGCACTGCCACTTTCTGGATGTGATGCCCGCGCTCTCCTGCACGCAATGGGGGCGCTCACAAACGGCCCATCAGGCCCGCGAGCGGATACGCGCAGTGGTTTGTCACGAGTCGGCTGCTGACGCCGGCCCAGCGCGTTAA
- the ruvX gene encoding Holliday junction resolvase RuvX — MPEHDTPSTASSAQTLLAFDYGLKKIGVALGNTLTRQARPYTILRPVTREQRFAAIEALLKEWQPDRVVVGLPLTLDGGEQYASLRCRRFANQLHGRYGVAVDLVDERGSSMEAQELLGNNDDDDAMAACVILQRYLDSLPAA, encoded by the coding sequence ATGCCTGAACACGACACACCATCAACGGCCAGCTCGGCACAGACCTTGCTGGCTTTTGACTATGGCCTGAAAAAAATTGGCGTTGCATTGGGCAATACCTTGACGCGTCAGGCCCGGCCTTATACGATTTTGCGGCCCGTTACACGGGAGCAGCGCTTTGCGGCTATTGAGGCTTTACTCAAGGAATGGCAGCCCGATCGGGTTGTGGTCGGCTTGCCTTTGACCCTGGACGGTGGCGAACAGTATGCTTCGCTGCGGTGTCGACGTTTTGCCAACCAGTTGCACGGTCGTTATGGCGTTGCGGTAGACCTGGTCGATGAGCGGGGCTCCAGCATGGAGGCTCAAGAATTGCTGGGCAATAATGACGATGATGATGCCATGGCAGCGTGCGTGATCCTGCAGCGATATCTGGATAGCCTGCCTGCGGCTTGA
- a CDS encoding YqgE/AlgH family protein, producing the protein MPGVVSGSLADTVIYVCEHNEQGALGLVINRPTDLSLVELLSRIEVDVDKRADLAGTSVYFGGPVQTDRGFVLHDSDKTYTSSLGVGDLTLTTSRDVLQDVAQGKGPVHMLVTLGYAGWGAGQLESEMADNAWLSIKATHEILFSTPVGERYDRALALLGISPFTLTGAAGHA; encoded by the coding sequence ATGCCCGGTGTGGTATCGGGCAGCTTGGCCGACACGGTGATTTATGTCTGTGAACATAATGAACAAGGTGCTTTGGGCCTGGTCATCAATCGACCAACAGATCTGAGTCTGGTTGAGCTGTTGTCGCGCATCGAGGTTGATGTGGATAAACGCGCCGATCTGGCCGGAACCTCGGTGTACTTCGGTGGGCCGGTACAGACGGATCGCGGCTTTGTGCTGCATGACTCGGATAAAACCTATACCTCCAGCCTGGGGGTGGGCGATCTGACCCTGACCACATCCCGCGATGTCTTGCAGGATGTGGCACAGGGAAAGGGACCGGTCCACATGCTGGTGACCCTGGGTTATGCCGGATGGGGCGCCGGTCAGCTGGAAAGCGAGATGGCCGATAATGCCTGGCTGAGCATCAAGGCGACTCATGAAATCTTGTTTTCCACGCCTGTTGGGGAGCGGTATGATCGCGCCCTGGCCCTGTTGGGAATCAGTCCTTTTACTCTGACAGGTGCGGCAGGCCATGCCTGA
- a CDS encoding rubredoxin, producing the protein MRTWMCLICGWIYDEETGLPEEGIAPGTRWEDVPPNWVCPECGARKEDFEMIQV; encoded by the coding sequence ATGCGTACGTGGATGTGCCTGATTTGCGGCTGGATTTATGATGAAGAAACGGGTTTGCCTGAAGAAGGCATTGCACCGGGCACACGTTGGGAAGATGTCCCTCCAAACTGGGTCTGTCCCGAATGCGGCGCTCGTAAGGAAGACTTCGAAATGATCCAGGTGTGA
- a CDS encoding bifunctional hydroxymethylpyrimidine kinase/phosphomethylpyrimidine kinase, with protein MAAEIKNSSPALALVLAPYDPSGGAHLPADALTGARLGCHIVSVPTALLVRDSAQQENIQTLAEDIADDQARCLLEDMNIQAIKCGPVYSPEIASMVAELCSDYPELPLVLHLSAMPTGLDELDADDALDASLRLLLPLSSLLLIDHPSLERWQADELLGDTPDAVETLLNNGANAVLVTGVPGTAGQWHTRFQGHHGRLDYSMPLDGGVRQQDIDSLLATACLSFLAQGHELDNAVESALLHLQERAGDTFQPGMGHRLFNPVAPQND; from the coding sequence ATGGCTGCTGAAATCAAAAATTCAAGTCCTGCCCTGGCGCTCGTGCTGGCCCCTTATGATCCCAGTGGCGGCGCCCATCTGCCGGCAGATGCTCTCACTGGTGCCCGTCTGGGCTGCCATATCGTCAGTGTGCCCACCGCCTTGCTGGTACGCGACAGCGCGCAGCAGGAAAACATCCAGACGCTGGCCGAGGACATCGCCGATGACCAGGCACGTTGCCTGCTGGAAGACATGAACATTCAGGCCATCAAGTGCGGCCCCGTTTACAGTCCTGAAATCGCCAGCATGGTTGCCGAGCTGTGTTCCGACTACCCGGAGCTGCCTTTGGTCCTGCACCTGAGCGCCATGCCCACTGGCCTGGACGAGCTGGACGCGGACGACGCCCTGGACGCCAGTTTACGCCTGCTTTTACCACTGAGCTCCTTATTGTTGATCGACCACCCCAGCCTGGAGCGCTGGCAGGCCGACGAGCTGTTGGGCGACACGCCCGACGCCGTGGAAACCTTGCTGAACAATGGGGCCAATGCCGTGCTGGTGACGGGCGTACCGGGCACAGCCGGGCAATGGCACACCCGTTTCCAGGGTCATCATGGCCGTCTGGATTACAGCATGCCGCTCGATGGTGGCGTGCGTCAGCAGGATATCGACAGTTTGCTGGCTACAGCCTGCCTGAGCTTTCTGGCCCAGGGTCATGAGCTGGATAACGCGGTAGAATCAGCCTTGTTGCACCTGCAGGAACGTGCCGGTGACACTTTTCAGCCCGGTATGGGCCACCGCCTGTTCAACCCTGTTGCTCCCCAAAATGACTGA
- the thiE gene encoding thiamine phosphate synthase: MTDATSLRFPAGLYGITPEWDDTARLLNAVRAAHEGGLQVLQFRRKNGPEPIRQQQLKELVKLCLSLDLPLLVNDHWSWAQEFDVQGAHLGKSDGDLRQARQALGPQALLGRSCYNSLDLARQALADDADYIAFGAMYPSSVKPEAPPAELDTLRQARQLCQEQEHEGRRAAIVAIGGITPEKMPELLQAGVDSVAVISSLFETSDIRATAQRFTDYFHAQAPSRFMR; this comes from the coding sequence ATGACTGACGCCACCTCCCTGCGCTTTCCTGCCGGTCTTTACGGCATTACTCCCGAATGGGACGACACAGCCCGCCTGCTGAACGCAGTGCGCGCCGCTCACGAGGGTGGTTTGCAGGTCTTGCAGTTTCGCCGCAAAAACGGCCCGGAACCCATCCGCCAGCAACAACTCAAAGAGTTGGTCAAGCTGTGCCTGTCTTTGGATCTGCCGCTCTTGGTCAACGATCACTGGAGTTGGGCGCAAGAGTTTGATGTGCAAGGCGCGCACCTGGGCAAAAGCGATGGCGACCTGAGGCAGGCACGCCAGGCTCTGGGACCGCAAGCCCTGCTGGGACGCTCGTGCTACAACAGTCTGGACCTGGCGCGCCAGGCTCTGGCTGACGATGCAGACTACATTGCCTTTGGTGCCATGTATCCGTCCAGCGTCAAACCCGAAGCGCCCCCGGCAGAACTGGATACCTTGCGACAAGCACGACAGCTTTGCCAAGAACAAGAACACGAGGGACGGCGTGCCGCCATTGTGGCCATCGGCGGCATCACACCCGAGAAAATGCCCGAACTGCTGCAAGCAGGCGTCGATAGCGTTGCCGTTATCAGCAGCCTGTTTGAGACCAGCGATATACGCGCCACGGCGCAACGCTTTACCGACTACTTTCACGCCCAGGCCCCCTCGCGCTTTATGCGCTGA
- the hemL gene encoding glutamate-1-semialdehyde 2,1-aminomutase, translating to MSRNSELFERACKVIPGGVNSPVRAFGSVGGTPCFIERAQGPYIWDADGQRYTDYVGSWGPAILGHSDPDVIKAVQDAAVHGLSYGAPTEGEVVLAETLTKMLPSIEQVRLVSSGTEATMSAIRLARGFTGRNTIIKFEGCYHGHADSLLVKAGSGLLTFGNPTSAGVPAEFVGHTLVLDYNDLDAVRDAFKQKGSEIACVIVEPFAGNMNLVRPAPGFLEGLRELCTEYGAVLIFDEVMTGFRVGPQGVQGLTGIRPDLTTLAKVIGGGMPVGAFGGRRDIMQCVAPVGGVYQAGTLSGNPVAVAAGLATLKKLAQPGFYDTLTANTANLIQGLKTAAQEAGVPFTADHQGGLFGIYFSENVPTSLAEVSAGDIERFKQFFHAMLDKGVYFAPSAFEAGFVSVQHTADITDATVQAAREVFASFKN from the coding sequence ATGTCCCGTAATTCCGAACTTTTTGAACGTGCCTGCAAAGTCATCCCCGGCGGCGTCAACTCGCCCGTCCGCGCCTTCGGTTCTGTGGGTGGCACACCTTGTTTTATCGAACGCGCCCAAGGCCCTTACATCTGGGATGCAGACGGCCAGCGATACACGGACTACGTGGGTTCCTGGGGCCCGGCCATTCTGGGCCACTCCGATCCGGACGTGATCAAAGCGGTACAGGACGCTGCCGTACACGGCCTGTCCTATGGGGCGCCCACCGAAGGCGAAGTGGTTCTGGCCGAAACGCTGACCAAGATGCTGCCATCCATCGAGCAGGTTCGTCTGGTCAGCTCGGGCACCGAGGCCACCATGAGCGCCATTCGTCTGGCCCGTGGCTTTACCGGCCGCAACACCATCATCAAATTCGAAGGCTGCTACCATGGCCACGCCGACAGCCTGCTGGTCAAAGCCGGCTCCGGCTTGCTGACCTTTGGCAACCCCACCTCCGCCGGCGTGCCGGCCGAGTTTGTCGGTCACACCCTGGTTCTGGACTACAACGATCTGGACGCCGTGCGCGATGCCTTCAAACAGAAAGGCAGCGAAATCGCCTGCGTTATCGTTGAGCCCTTTGCCGGCAATATGAACCTGGTCCGCCCAGCCCCCGGTTTCCTGGAAGGCTTGCGCGAGCTATGTACCGAGTATGGCGCCGTGCTGATTTTTGACGAGGTCATGACAGGCTTTCGCGTGGGCCCGCAAGGCGTACAAGGCCTGACCGGCATTCGTCCTGACCTGACCACACTGGCTAAAGTGATTGGTGGTGGCATGCCCGTAGGCGCTTTTGGTGGTCGCCGCGACATCATGCAATGCGTGGCTCCCGTCGGTGGCGTTTACCAGGCAGGCACCCTATCCGGTAACCCTGTTGCTGTCGCTGCGGGGCTGGCAACCTTGAAGAAACTGGCTCAACCCGGTTTCTATGACACCCTCACAGCCAACACAGCCAACCTGATCCAGGGCCTGAAGACCGCAGCACAAGAAGCAGGCGTTCCTTTTACGGCAGACCATCAGGGCGGCCTGTTCGGCATCTACTTCAGCGAAAACGTTCCTACGTCCCTGGCCGAGGTCTCGGCTGGCGACATCGAACGCTTCAAGCAGTTCTTCCACGCCATGCTGGACAAGGGGGTGTACTTTGCCCCCTCAGCCTTTGAAGCCGGTTTTGTGTCGGTGCAGCATACCGCCGATATTACCGACGCGACGGTGCAAGCCGCCCGTGAGGTCTTTGCCTCCTTCAAGAACTAG